In Trifolium pratense cultivar HEN17-A07 linkage group LG7, ARS_RC_1.1, whole genome shotgun sequence, a genomic segment contains:
- the LOC123896192 gene encoding uncharacterized protein At4g04775-like, translated as MKGVPPISQQREASTTQIGSQSSSSRFDRRPDCFCERKTVMLRAKTLKNPGRQFYTCPLNKEDSANCKYFMWVDEWEDYLANESLRRVERKEGVKDDEMKTSVDNNYENDKFK; from the exons ATGAAAGGAGTTCCACCAATTTCACAGCAAAGAGAAGCTTCAACTACCCAAATTGGAAGTCAATCATCATCCTCACGTTTTGATCGGAGGCCTGACTGTTTTTGTGAGAGAAAGACAGTGATGCTTAGAGCAAAAACATTGAAGAATCCAGGGAGACAATTCTACACATGCCCACTAAACAAA GAAGATAGTGCAAATTGCAAATACTTCATGTGGGTTGATGAGTGGGAAGACTATCTTGCAAATGAATCTTTAAGAAGagtagaaagaaaagaaggagtaaaagatgatgaaatgaaaaCTAGTGTTGACAACAATTATGAAAATGATAAGTTCAAGTGA
- the LOC123897770 gene encoding uncharacterized protein LOC123897770 yields MGVASRTLEITVLSGENIQATEDAYVVVRGESLNCYTTKTVKNNESGKNSSFLSWNEKFLLDMPMHARSVSFEVQCKKFKGIRPIGVARIAISDFLNCDVLGDCSQTFSYRLRDWEGRQNGVIHFSVREAVSEKILVSTTEKKMVANGKNYGNRLTGTDVGAKNSNNGVVVGIPVWWNYPNII; encoded by the coding sequence ATGGGTGTAGCATCACGGACATTAGAAATCACGGTTTTATCGGGAGAAAACATTCAAGCAACCGAGGATGCATATGTCGTCGTTCGAGGTGAGTCTCTAAATTGTTACACAACAAAGACGGTGAAAAATAACGAAAGTGGGAAAAACTCGAGTTTCCTTTCATGGAATGAGAAGTTTTTGTTGGACATGCCAATGCATGCAAGGTCGGTTTCATTTGAGGTGCAATGCAAGAAGTTCAAAGGTATTCGTCCTATTGGGGTGGCAAGAATTGCCATTTCTGATTTTCTCAATTGCGATGTGCTGGGAGATTGTTCGCAAACTTTTAGTTATAGATTGAGGGATTGGGAAGGGAGGCAAAATGGAGTTATTCATTTCAGTGTGAGGGAGGCTGTTTCGGAGAAAATATTGGTTTCTACGACGGAAAAGAAAATGGTGGCGAATGGAAAGAATTATGGTAATCGTTTAACCGGAACGGATGTTGGTGCCAAGAACTCTAACAATGGTGTTGTTGTTGGTATTCCAGTTTGGTGGAATTACCCCAACAttatttaa
- the LOC123898005 gene encoding BON1-associated protein 2-like, translating into MSRTMEITILSAENLEENKKAIKENINTFVTVQCDGSNNELNATKLDSKGGSYPSWNEKLVMDVPFHARFITIEVKYKTRANSSTSVGMARIPISDFIGGYVHENQLQFLSYRLWDNRVRRNGVVNISVRLKVSQKNSCSNSMSSAVNGVPVTGVPVAGNGSTGVVTGIPAVWLNYQRNL; encoded by the coding sequence ATGTCACGAACTATGGAGATAACAATTTTGTCAGCTGAGAATCTCGAAGAAAACAAAAAGGCAATAAAAGAGAACATTAACACATTTGTTACGGTTCAATGCGACGGAAGCAACAATGAATTGAACGCCACTAAACTTGATTCGAAAGGTGGAAGTTACCCTTCATGGAATGAGAAGTTAGTTATGGACGTGCCATTTCATGCAAGGTTCATAACAATAGAGGTGAAATACAAAACAAGAGCAAATAGTAGTACTAGTGTTGGAATGGCTAGAATACCGATTTCAGATTTTATTGGAGGATATGTACATGAAAATCAATTGCAATTTTTAAGTTATAGGTTGTGGGATAATAGAGTTAGGAGAAATGGGGTTGTGAATATTTCTGTTAGGCTaaaagtgtcccaaaaaaattcTTGTTCTAATTCGATGTCATCGGCTGTGAATGGAGTTCCGGTAACTGGAGTTCCGGTGGCCGGTAATGGCTCAACCGGTGTTGTAACGGGGATTCCAGCTGTTTGGTTAAACTACCAAAGAAACCTTTAA
- the LOC123897707 gene encoding BON1-associated protein 2-like, translating into MSRTIEITILSAENLQENKKAIKGNTFVTVQCDGSSDELSTTKIDWEGGSYPKWNEKLVIDVPSHARFITIEVKYKIRGSSSSIGMARIPVSDFIGGYVHENQLQFLSYRLWDNRVRRNGVINISTKVKFSQQNSCCNSISSTGNGVPVTGIPVAGNGSTSVVTGIPAVWLNYQRNI; encoded by the coding sequence ATGTCACGAACAATAGAGATAACAATTTTGTCAGCAGAGAATCtccaagaaaacaaaaaagctATAAAAGGGAACACCTTTGTCACGGTTCAATGCGACGGAAGCAGCGATGAATTGAGCACGACCAAAATTGATTGGGAAGGCGGGAGTTACCCAAAATGGAATGAGAAGTTGGTTATTGATGTGCCATCACATGCAAGGTTTATAACAATAGAGGTGAAGTACAAAATAAGAGGAAGTAGTAGTAGTATTGGAATGGCTAGAATACCGGTTTCAGATTTTATTGGAGGGTATGTACATGAAAATCAATTGCAATTTTTAAGTTATAGGTTGTGGGACAATAGAGTTAGGAGAAATGGGGTTATAAATATTTCAACTAAGGTAAAATTCTCCCAACAAAATTCTTGTTGCAATTCGATATCGTCGACAGGGAATGGAGTTCCGGTGACCGGGATTCCGGTGGCAGGGAATGGCTCCACAAGTGTTGTAACGGGGATTCCAGCTGTTTGGTTAAACTACCAAAGAAATATTTGA